TTGAAATTTACTTTAGCCAATATTAAAACACTACTTATTTGTCCCTGTATTTATTCATTAGCTCTAACCCATTATAATAAATAAGCTCTTCTTACCTCCTTGATTAAAGTTGCTCCTTTAGGATCCTTAAGATTCACTGCAATActctaaaaaatacaaatgaaatgtgacCATGAGTGTTGGAAGTCTTCTTCTATGATCTGCTACCAGCTACTGCCAAAAGCCATCAAAAAGGGAAGTCTTTTGGGAGAAGAATTTTAGTTCTCATTGAAATAAAAGATctatgactgaaaaaaaaaggtatttgtccAACTCGACCTTAAATATAAAAGACTTTCTACAGCTTACCTTTTTGTTACGGTTCACACTGAGGAAATAGGCACTTTCTTTTCCTACAAACGGAGGGCCCCAGGTTCTTGTATCGTCACCAACTCCTAAAACCATGAAATATAGTAAAATTACTTtgcacatataaacacacacagccttttcacaaagcatttaccccgGTGCTAAGTTTACAGTAATTTTAACAAAGGAGGTGAACAAAACATGCACCAtatttgtttcttgctagtttcagAGGCTGGGTTTTATACCTACAACTGCAAATAATTAGTCAACCCAAGATACAGTGCAGTATTTCtgaaactcacacacacaattGGTTGTCATTAgtaatttattacagtatatatttgaaaCTGGCTGAATGAAATCAGATTTTCTAAGCAGTCTGTGAAAGGATGGCTTTGTGGTTATAAATGTCCTACCTGGTCTCTCTACTTTAATGACTTCCGCTCCTAGATCTCCTAAAATCATACTTGCAAATGGCCCTGCCAACACCCTGGAATCAATAACACACAAACGACAATATGAATGAGCATATTTTCATGTAATGCACTACAGTACACCtttatacagtacagcatttcaaaatataatagTACAATATTTTAAGCCACAAACTATATTGTTTACCACCTAAACAGGGTTTCATTCCACAGTGTGGTGATAAGTTTGACATGCAGTAATGGTAAGTTTTAATTTTTACACTATGACGTACTTAGTGAGAAtgaacatttatttgcatttaaaggtTTGTTCCTGTAAActgttgtttactgtttaaactgtcataaacattttcaattaataagTAGGCTTGATCCAAAGAGATCACAGGTTAATTTTAATGTTTGTGTGTACATAACAGCTTTTAttacagaaagttttttttttttttaatgaagaagcATTAACAAAAAGCAACAAACCTGGTCAGGTCCAGTATTTTAATCCCTTCTAATGGTTTTATATCCACATGACCTACAAgtgtaaaacaatgaaatatcaATTTAAGATTCTGTGCaattagtgtgtatttatttttttggcataaTTCATTTCACCTGTGTCTAAAACTAGATTAACTCCAGCCAAAACCCTAGCTCTTTAACCCTTACTATACAGCTCCTTCAGGAAGAGATGCTTATTCAACAATGCTGTATAATCCCCTGCTCAGCTTTTGCACGATGTAGCAGTTGCACAGTATCACTTCCAtttaaacttgtttaaatgaaaaatgtacatGTCAATGGGATCTGGATTACTGCATTAAAttcacatacaaaaaacaaattttatttaacTTACTACCTTCTTAATAAACCCAGTTTGTGTGCGTTGTAATAATcgtttttattgcatgttttgcCGTGATCATTGCTATTTAATACAGAATATGTGCGTGTCAATGCTGAGTAGCTTACTTTTATCTATATATTATCAAGtgcctgggaaaaaaaaatcccaatagaGATGTTAAGGGGTTAAAATGGATCTTCCATTTGGTACGTTTAAAAGGTAACTCTGAAAAAGTTATGATTCATGCTTGGCGGGTTCACTAGTAGCCGACTGATCCCAGAAAGTCCAGCTGGCTTTAAGGATCCCAATGATCCAGCAGCAACAACGTGACTTTTTaaccattccatacactcactgctctTTGTGTAAAAACAACCCTCTAATGATTCTCTGTCCTACACCTGTCTCTACTCAAtgtccaactgtgtcctctaTCAAGTCTCCcttaaacagtaagtagcttgaaatgtattttaaaatacttatataCATCCCCTTCAGGGCCCCCACCCTTTGGGGCCCTCGCTCAACTGGACTGCCCTGTGATTTAACGTGTTTGTTACGTtaggggtgcaaatttggtgcTATGGTGCTAGATTTTAGCGTTAAggtacctcatatagcaccagcaacattaaattctacCTCCAGcagccattttttaattttttttaatattttttttttttttttattgcttggcAAACATAGGTGacgatagtttctcattgggtctggactactcacatgacccacccacactcatccacacacacaaaggagagaaggtttgtgttgtgTGGAAAAGTAATAGCAAACGTGTCTTAGCGCACTTTTAAACAGTtgtcaattaaatatttgttcagcaagtcaaaaagttaTATGGGCAATTAGTAGACTTAACAGGTaacaacacattgtaaaataatatttcgTGTTCGCAAGCCTCTTCATTTTACCGCGAAAGTTAAGCTTTGCTAGTTGATAAACACAATTTGTTCAattgttgattaaaaaatagtCATGCTTTGGTTAGATGCACATAATCATGGATTtatgttaaaaccaaatcagttgttgTAGCTAATGTAAAGCTAATCCATTAGCTGAATTCACAAGCTTTGTTTCGTTAATATGTCGAATACTTGGGCTACTCAGGTGTCGTCTCTGGTTTCTTAATATTATGATTTGGTGTTATGagattatatatgtataaatatacagCACGACTGTTTCTAATACCATGCATCATTTTGTTAATTAGATTTATATATTGTTACAGATTAAAATACTCTATCTGAatggactaataataataataataataataataataataataataataataataataattaaactacaTCTACTCACATCTAAAATGCCAGATTTTaaagtatgtttgtatgtatttttctgtaaaaaataaataaaataaaaccattaaactAATATTACAGGCTGCTATGAGTCTTGCCATGGATGAGACAGATGTAGTagaatttcctttttacaaaatattacaaacatgggtgtgattagatatggggtgttaaaaatatttgctataacacaaaacactaaaacctAAAttgaagggggagggggggcaaaGTGGCATTGCACACAGAATGTCAAAGAAggattttttttggtattattattgtttctttatttacttatttatgtcTGGTTATTCTCACCACTGGCCTGTCAGAGCCCACTTATAGTCAGgtgttacagtatttttcaataggcctatatgggcatggtcattttagaaaaagttaaTAAGTGATATGTTTGAAGTAGAATGGCATTCTGAGTGCTTTGAAGTtgttaattatataaaatgataaagtctAACAAAACTAACTGAAGCAAGtacattcattaacattttaatatcattaatattatttactatGTCTTAACATTAGTATATGTAGgtgcatatgattacatgatgcaccTACTGTATATACTAACTTTAAGATGCGATTGATACTGTAGAATTCAGATGTGTTCTGGACCCCGCACTTAAACATCACCGCCTAGGGCCCCTCACAGCCTAAGGCCGGCCCTGATCCCCCTCACATGAGCAGTCACTCTGatgggttctgggttctgttgttaataTACTGAGTTGTTATCATTTATGTTTGTATATGTCTTTACCTGGCCCTGATCTTGCTTTGAGCGTGAACTCGAAATCCAAACTTCCACATTCCatttaaatcaagtgaaaaaGGGATTTTTCAATGAAGAAGTCTGTTCAGTGCCAGCAATTAGTATATTCTGGTAATCTCAGAGTAATAAAGGTCTCAAATGTGAAAGTTTTAAAAGCATCccatgttttagcaaacaattattttctttttaaattgtgataTCTATCagtacactaggttaaagaattCTCACTTTACAAGCCATGCTCTGAAACTATCTTGCACCCCCcgggtcattttacctggagagtTTCTTGTTTCTGTCAAAACTCCACATCTGAGACcgatatagtgaatggaagtgcatgacaatTAAGATTTATAGAGttttttggaattgaaaaacaggttGCAAAAGTCCTATAAATCAGTTGTACAATGACATCTCAGGGTGTGCGCTCTGTgaaaatgcatttgcattacaGCTTGTTAAGCAACTGAAGTCAGTAATTAGTTATATTTTCTAGATAGCGTCTCATTttcaaaaaatgcaaaacattgaTGTGCTCCCTTTTATACACCAAAATACACTCGCTAATTAAGACATGCCCCCTCTCATGTCTTATTTAAACGACCCTACACTAAACCCAGAATATTTCATTCCCGTCAGACATTTCTATACCTAACACCAATACAAGTTATGTGTAGATACAGATTGGATACAGGCACTATAACATAGCTGTGTGATCTGCTTAAGTCTGACTTATAATCACAAACAGCCCACAGTCAGGCCATACCTGTACCTGTAAAGGTTACAGTAGCCATTCATTTTCATGCAACAGGTGCCATCCAGACAACAGATCTTCTATGTCAAAGATACTGACTGGTGTCACAGATGCACTTTTCCATATAGGGCATAAGAGTATGTACTATTTCCAATTGGGGATGTGGAAAAAAAATAGAACCAAACAGAAATGTTGTCAGTTGTCTGGCTTCCCAAATGTGCTAGGTGTACTAGATTACATCTATGTTGCAATATCCACAAACCCAAGGAATTAGGGCTTTGCTTTTACACCTTTGATATGCTTTACTTATTTAGCTTCTCTTGTTTTGATTCTCCTGTATCCCACTATACAGTAGATTAACGTATCACAAAGCTAGTTTACTCTTCATGTAGCAGTTGAAATGATGTACTTTTATACAGTGCATTACTaactagggtttttttttttttttttttttttccccagcaacaGGGCTGCATGAAAAAAGCGTCACGTTACCAATGGCAACAGAGTTGGCAGACAGGAGGCAGCAGCCATAGTCTCAACCCCAACATAAAGTTCCACAACCTGCATTGTAAATCAGCAGATCTGTAGCTACCGATTTACAACGCAACACGTGGGAAAAGACTATTACTgtacttgcactttttttttttttggtgggtaaagttcagaatacataaaaaaaaaaaaaaaacctgagaaaAACTGTTGGTTTCACACATGCACCACCAAGTAggttatattgtaaaatgtttaaataataaaagggaCTTTTTACAATACTGGATAATTGCAGTCTTTTTAATGGAATAAACAGCAAAAGaataaataacagtaatgtaACTGGTACCTGGCTGCGAATTGCTGAGCAGATTCTTGctgtttctgcatttttgtagtAAATTAAGATGAAAGGAACGCGAGGGGTTTAAACAGAAGCCTCTTGTAAACCCCTTAGCGAGCCCTGATAGTGCAGACATCTTCCCTTCTTTTACTCTCAAACCTCCTGACAAATTTACAACAGGGCGGTCTGACAGGAAAAGGCAAGACGGGGGACCGGAAAGAACTGGACACCGGAGCGAAAGGTCGCCCTGTTACCGTACATCATGTAGACTCGTGTAATCTACTAAATAATATGTGCACCTCAttaacaattgaaaaaaagtgcGTAAGATAGCGTTTACTCTAGGATAAGTGTGAACTGTGCTTTTTTAGAATTGAACTACGGTAACAAAAATGTTAAAGTATTAATGTCTTAGAAACAGTTGTGTTTCTTGCCAAACGATTTTCATCTTACATAGAATGTGGTTTCTGTACTTTGACACGGCTTCCGTgttaaaattgtgtttgttttgttcttgtttttttgtgtttctttatttctttggtgTGACTGTACCTCTGTATTAATAAATCTGCTCACCCCTTCATTCTGGCAGTACCACCAGGAACTTTCGCTCTGTCTTTGTTCCGTTAGGGAAGGGGACTACTTCCTATTGCAGCACAACATGGCAGTGGTTTGATTGCGTTGTTGTACACATTGTGTTTCAGTTACAATATACAAAGTTTAGAAGGTAAAAGCAGATTGCCTTAGCCCTGAGAAAATGTACAGACCGGGTTTCCGACATCCACCTCCTCCAGGAAACGGAGGCATGGATCAAAGACCTGCGGGGTTTCGTGGCTCCCCGACAGGGCCCTGCTTTGGAGGAGGTGGACAGGCGTGCTTGCCGCCTCCACCTAACCGGGGATTTTTAAACGCCACGTCTCCGCCTTATGGCCAGAGACCATGGCAATACTCTGGCAAATCCCCCCATACTCCTCCGAAGAATTTTTACGGCAATAACAACAACGGTAGCGGTGGTATGGGGTGCTATAACAGCCCGTCCCCGGGTCAGACCGCGCCGAGGCCAAGCCCTAGGTTCTCGACTCCGTACGCAAAGTGCCCCGGAGGTCACAACGattaccaccaccaccaccactaccagaAGTACAGCCCTGGACAACAGAGAGGCTATCGGCAGGTAACAATAAGGGGgctacaaatgcttttttttcccgAAATTGCAAAAGTAATCGTTGTGCTAAATTCAGCACACGGCTAAATAACTACACATGCACGCTAATTTTaaacaaggtgtgtgtgtttttgtttgtttgttttttgttttcccgACGCCTGGTCTTTCATCGATAAATTGCATATGGAGATGAAAGGTTACATGGTTTTGGGGTCTTCATAACTGTTGGAAAGATATTTTAACTGTAGCAGATTTTGTGATTTTACCAATGCTTCTGAAAACTAAGGATCACAGCGCCCTTGCGGaaatgtcctatagtaccactatattggactaaaaaggttttagagaaatcctaaaggattcttttAAACGCGAATATATATtctcctatagtactcaaaagggtctccaTACAGTCgtactataggacactctataggaTATTCAacaggacttgaccaatttattataggactttctataggttatttctgTAAGGGCGTCTTTACGCCGAAGAcaaatttaccttttttgtttgtttatggcaACTCAGGTTGAATCTTTGAATTATGTTTGAGTTTCTTGTTTaacattatcatttatttattatccatgGACAAAAAAATATGCAGGTTGCGCTTTGGAGCAAATACATGATAAATCTAGCCAAacgtagtgtgtgtgtttttttgtttgtttgtttgttttgtgttaggtAGAATTGTTTGGAGGTTACGGTAGACTTAACTCGCACACTCAGTTAGAAAATGTTGAcacatgtttttgttgttaaacAGTAATAGGTAATTTTAACAACAATAATGGGGAAATTGTGAATTTATGAAATACTGTGAAAACATTACTGCGTTTTACCTTTGAGGGCGTTGAGCGTCGGATGTAGTAGCCCAAGTAAACCGCTAGAGGGTGCAAAGCCAacggtgttgaaataatagtaagaGTTAGTTTGTGTCAGTTTTATAGGTTTGGTTTAGGGGTAGGTGTAGAGGTTTGATTAAGTTTAGGGGTTAGCTGACATGATGTGGCACGGACTGAAGTTGGGCATGGACAAATAAATGGTGTTAGTAATTGTAAGTGAAGTAAGGTGAATGAAGGAGTAACATGACGTGTAGTtaagttagttctgttgaagtTTTACGGTTTTTGGATAAAGAAGAATATAATataatggtacagctgtatttattttgttttactatatttttggaAATAACTTTTTGGAATGTTATATTCTGCATTGTTATTTATACGAATATAAAGGTCAATGATGAGCAATTTgatagaattttgtgttttttagtgtGCAATTTAAGTGTTAAGTTCTTTTGCAccctctagtggctactacatcTGACTCTCGTCCCTGAACTGAAAAGTATTACGCAGTAATGTTTTCACAGTTTCATAAATTAATTTCTGCATTTCTCACTTTATTGTTATTAGACTAACTTATTAAAGTGTAGTAACACATTTTGCAGAATTTTCTATTTgagtgtgagttaagtgtaccataGCCTATTTAGGTTTAAATTAGGGCTTCAACTATCCACAGACCTATacgtatatttaaataattattaatcaAAGCATTAAATTAATTTCTTATGTACTGCTGTAGCTGCATTTTCCAGTAGATTTTAGTGGAATCGACGACGATGAAAGAAACAGTTGGCACAAACGAGAATAGCAGGTTATATTCTTATCTGCTGGTCTGCATTTACACAATTTCTGTATGTCACACACTTGGTTATACTTGTCTAGAGAATCGCTTAACTTAATTTTGACATCCTTTACAGCAATATACTTGTGTAGTAGGACTTCCTTCTGTGCagtagtaaaaaacaaaacacaaaaaaacacaggtcCAAATAGATTTTCAGCACTGAAAAGGGGACCCAGTCATTTTAGAGCCAGAGGAAGGgcatttttaaagccttggttgacCCTCTGTTAATGATAGGAGCATCTTGTGCTGTCTATCCTACTTGtagttttgctttaaaataaaccagTATTTGTTCAGCAGCATCCCCTTTCTGTTCCCCCAAATGTGTACCGAATGACATGCAGAATCTTTATTTTGAGTCTTAAGTTGTGCTCTGCATGGTCTCTTCCACCTGAAGAAAttccaaacaaaataaattccTTCCCTTGCTAGTACTACAGAACTCATGTAAATGcagaattgtttgtttgtttgtttttatcattaaaatttaaaaaaaaaaaaaaaacttaaatccaCCACCAGTAATGTAGGCAGGTGGCATAGTTGTTGGCCCTGAGTAAGACTCTGCTACAGGGTGTGTTGCTAACATGGTTCAGAAGAACTATAGTCTATAAGAATTGGTGGTTCCTGCTTCATGGAAATCATGCATGCAGTCTGGGTCATGGGATCTGACACTCAAAAACAACTCAGAAGCAGTTTCATTTGATCATACGTATTTTAAAGCAGAATTAAATCTGTTTCAACATTTTACAAAGTAGGCCTAGGTCTAATgcataataacacaaaacacctATAAATTAAGGTTCAGGAATATAATTGGTTTGCAGCTAAGGTGACACAGACTTCCGGAAATGGCTAATTTAACCAAATTCAAGCAAATTAAGTGCTACATTATATTATCTAAAGCAGAACATATCAGTATTCTTACTTGGTTTAGGCTAGTAAAGTAGAAACCATGTGGGTTTTTTCTAAAGAATTGTGCATAGTGTTAAATTGAACACTTAGCAGTTAATAGTTTACTGCTTATAGTCCATTGAGAGGAATGAACAAGCCCAGCCCTTTATAAACCTCCTCAGTATAGTTCAAAGGTGTTGTCCTCCTAACAAACCCTGGGCATATTTATTAAGGTCTTTAAACCAAAATGAAACTTGCAAGTTTTGTAAAAGGTAAATTAAACTTCTAACGTTACGTTACTAGTAATAGACTTTACACACtcaaattttaaactttttagtTGTTACTTGgtttacaaataatttttttaaaagaaaacaatagagGTAAAAGCCTTAATACATCAGGCCCCTGTGTTGTCATTATGATTGAGCTACTGTAGTTTACTAAAAAGGCTACTGCTTGtcttaatgtgttattttaataacGGGGGTCATAATTTCAAGAAAG
This Polyodon spathula isolate WHYD16114869_AA chromosome 3, ASM1765450v1, whole genome shotgun sequence DNA region includes the following protein-coding sequences:
- the LOC121312773 gene encoding M-phase-specific PLK1-interacting protein-like, encoding MYRPGFRHPPPPGNGGMDQRPAGFRGSPTGPCFGGGGQACLPPPPNRGFLNATSPPYGQRPWQYSGKSPHTPPKNFYGNNNNGSGGMGCYNSPSPGQTAPRPSPRFSTPYAKCPGGHNDYHHHHHYQKYSPGQQRGYRQGSPRTSTPFGSAHGREKRVSNDVENYYRPSMLEDPWASLEPVTVTDTNQKYNREQTTNTGKRGRYFS